The following are encoded in a window of Mycobacterium sp. ELW1 genomic DNA:
- a CDS encoding helix-turn-helix domain-containing protein — MESEKTAGRPRDASIDERVFAVTRALLVEVGWEGLSMRLIAARSLVSRSSLDRRWPSKAELVLHAILGASPDLAPFAGTDLVGWVDWVVRGSHQLFARAEVKAAVPGLLLAMAENDELRRRLWSGFSGPAVALFTGADARDPDDAERDGRAVLAMAAGAALFLTTVAVEDDTETLRARIIGILTGAVTSPETT; from the coding sequence GTGGAGAGTGAGAAGACCGCTGGGCGCCCGCGGGACGCATCGATCGACGAACGGGTCTTCGCGGTTACGCGGGCACTGCTTGTCGAGGTGGGCTGGGAAGGGCTGAGTATGCGGTTGATAGCCGCCCGCTCCCTGGTGAGTCGATCGAGTCTGGACCGCCGCTGGCCGTCGAAGGCTGAGCTCGTTCTGCATGCGATCCTCGGGGCGAGCCCCGATCTTGCGCCATTCGCGGGAACCGACCTGGTGGGGTGGGTGGACTGGGTTGTGCGGGGCAGCCATCAGCTGTTCGCGCGCGCCGAGGTCAAGGCTGCGGTGCCCGGACTCCTGCTGGCCATGGCCGAGAACGACGAATTGCGCCGTCGACTGTGGTCTGGCTTCAGCGGACCGGCGGTTGCGTTGTTCACCGGCGCCGATGCGCGCGACCCGGACGACGCCGAACGCGATGGACGAGCCGTGCTCGCGATGGCGGCCGGAGCTGCGCTGTTTCTGACCACGGTCGCCGTCGAGGACGACACCGAGACGCTGCGTGCCCGCATCATCGGCATCCTCACCGGCGCGGTGACGTCGCCGGAAACGACGTGA
- the gatB gene encoding Asp-tRNA(Asn)/Glu-tRNA(Gln) amidotransferase subunit GatB, giving the protein MTAAAQADLLDYDDVIARFDPVLGLEVHVELSTATKMFCPCATTFGAEPNTQVCPVCLGMPGALPVLNEAAVESAIRIGLALNCSIAPWSRFARKNYFYPDQPKNYQISQYDEPIAFDGYLDVPLDDGSTFRVAIERAHMEEDTGKLTHVGGDTGRIHGATTSLLDVNRAGVPLIEIVTKPIEGTGERAPEVARAYVTALRDLLRGLGVSDVRMDQGSLRCDANVSLRPIGQQEFGTRTETKNVNSLKSVEVAVRYEMRRQAAILVEGGKIHQETRHFDEGGFTSPGRDKETAEDYRYFPEPDLEPVAPSEELVARLRTTIPELPWLSRKRIQDEWGVSDEVMRDLVNAGAIELVAATVEAGASSEQARAWWGNFLVQKANEAGIELAALPVTPAQVAKVVALVDEGKLSNKLARQVIEGVLAGEGEPEQVMADRGLALVRDDSLIQTAVDEALAANPDIAEKIRGGKVQAAGAIVGAVMKATKGQADAARVRELVMAACGQAD; this is encoded by the coding sequence ATGACTGCTGCTGCGCAGGCTGACCTGCTCGACTACGACGACGTCATCGCGCGCTTCGACCCGGTGCTCGGGCTCGAGGTGCACGTCGAGCTGTCGACCGCCACCAAGATGTTCTGCCCCTGCGCGACGACGTTCGGCGCCGAGCCCAACACCCAGGTCTGCCCGGTCTGCCTGGGCATGCCCGGCGCGTTGCCGGTGCTCAACGAGGCGGCCGTCGAATCGGCCATCCGCATCGGCCTCGCGCTGAACTGCTCGATCGCTCCCTGGTCGCGCTTCGCGCGGAAGAACTACTTCTATCCGGACCAGCCGAAGAACTACCAGATCTCGCAGTATGACGAGCCGATCGCCTTCGACGGTTATCTCGACGTCCCGCTCGACGACGGCAGCACCTTCCGCGTCGCCATCGAGCGTGCGCACATGGAGGAGGACACCGGCAAGCTCACGCATGTCGGCGGCGACACCGGCCGCATCCACGGTGCGACCACCTCGCTGCTGGACGTCAACCGCGCCGGGGTTCCGCTGATCGAGATCGTCACCAAGCCGATCGAGGGCACCGGTGAGCGGGCACCCGAGGTCGCCCGCGCCTATGTCACCGCGTTGCGGGATCTGCTGCGCGGACTGGGCGTCTCCGACGTGCGGATGGATCAGGGCTCGCTGCGCTGCGATGCCAACGTGTCGCTGCGCCCGATCGGCCAGCAGGAGTTCGGCACCCGCACCGAGACCAAGAACGTCAACTCGCTCAAGAGCGTGGAGGTGGCGGTCCGCTACGAAATGCGCCGTCAGGCAGCGATTCTCGTCGAGGGTGGCAAGATCCATCAGGAGACCCGCCACTTCGACGAGGGTGGCTTCACCTCGCCCGGCCGCGACAAGGAGACCGCCGAGGACTATCGGTATTTCCCGGAGCCCGATCTGGAGCCGGTGGCCCCGAGCGAGGAACTGGTGGCCCGGCTGCGCACCACCATCCCGGAGCTTCCGTGGTTGTCGCGCAAGCGAATTCAGGACGAATGGGGCGTCTCCGACGAGGTGATGCGCGACCTCGTGAACGCGGGTGCCATCGAGCTGGTCGCCGCGACGGTCGAGGCCGGCGCCAGCAGTGAGCAGGCCCGGGCGTGGTGGGGAAACTTCTTGGTGCAGAAGGCCAATGAGGCTGGCATCGAGCTCGCCGCACTGCCGGTCACGCCCGCTCAGGTGGCGAAGGTGGTCGCGCTGGTCGACGAGGGCAAGCTGTCGAACAAGCTGGCGCGCCAGGTCATCGAGGGTGTGCTCGCCGGCGAGGGTGAGCCCGAGCAGGTGATGGCCGACCGTGGCCTGGCGCTGGTCCGCGACGACTCGCTGATTCAGACTGCTGTCGATGAAGCGCTGGCCGCCAACCCCGATATCGCCGAGAAGATCCGCGGCGGCAAGGTGCAGGCGGCGGGTGCGATCGTCGGCGCGGTGATGAAGGCGACCAAGGGGCAGGCCGACGCGGCGCGCGTGCGGGAGCTCGTCATGGCCGCTTGCGGCCAGGCGGATTAG
- the gatA gene encoding Asp-tRNA(Asn)/Glu-tRNA(Gln) amidotransferase subunit GatA: MSDLIRLDAATLGEKIAAKEVSSVEVTQACLDQIAATDERYHAFLHVAADEALASAARVDAAVAAGETLPSPLAGVPLALKDVFTTVDMPTTCGSKILEGWTSPYDATVTARLRAAGTPILGKTNMDEFAMGSSTENSAYGPTRNPWDVDRTPGGSGGGSAAALAAFQAPLAIGSDTGGSIRQPAALTATVGVKPTYGTVSRYGLVACASSLDQGGPCARTVLDTALLHSVIAGHDPRDSTSVEAQVPDVVAAAKAGAHGDLSGVRIGVVKQLRSGEGYQPGVLDSFNTAVQQLEALGAEVSEVDCPHLDYSLSAYYLILPSEVSSNLARFDAMRYGLRVGDDGTRSAEEVMALTRAAGFGPEVKRRIIIGTYALSAGYYDAYYNQAQKVRTLIAGDLDAAYEKVDVLVSPATPTTAFRLGEKVDDPLAMYLFDLCTLPLNLAGHCGMSVPSGLSTDDNLPVGLQIMAPALADDRLYRIGAAYESARGSLPTAI; encoded by the coding sequence GTGAGTGACTTGATCCGGCTCGACGCCGCCACCCTGGGCGAGAAGATCGCGGCCAAGGAGGTCTCCTCGGTCGAGGTGACCCAGGCCTGCCTGGACCAGATCGCCGCCACCGACGAGCGCTACCACGCCTTCTTGCACGTCGCCGCCGACGAGGCACTGGCCAGTGCGGCCCGCGTCGATGCCGCCGTCGCCGCCGGAGAGACACTGCCGTCGCCGCTGGCCGGTGTGCCGCTGGCCCTCAAGGACGTCTTCACCACCGTCGACATGCCGACGACGTGCGGCTCGAAGATCCTCGAAGGCTGGACGTCGCCGTACGACGCCACGGTGACTGCTCGGCTGCGCGCCGCGGGCACCCCGATCCTCGGCAAGACCAACATGGACGAGTTCGCGATGGGCAGCTCCACTGAGAACTCGGCCTACGGCCCGACCCGCAATCCGTGGGACGTCGACCGGACGCCGGGCGGTTCGGGCGGTGGCAGCGCTGCCGCGTTGGCCGCCTTCCAGGCGCCGCTGGCGATCGGCTCCGACACCGGCGGCTCGATCCGCCAGCCGGCGGCGCTGACCGCGACCGTCGGGGTGAAACCCACCTACGGAACCGTGTCGCGCTACGGGCTGGTGGCGTGCGCGTCGTCGCTGGATCAGGGCGGGCCGTGCGCGCGCACCGTGCTCGACACCGCGCTGTTGCATTCGGTGATCGCCGGGCACGACCCGCGCGACTCCACCTCGGTCGAGGCGCAGGTCCCCGACGTGGTGGCGGCCGCGAAGGCCGGCGCCCATGGCGACCTGTCGGGCGTGCGGATCGGTGTGGTCAAGCAGTTGCGCAGCGGTGAGGGTTACCAGCCAGGCGTGCTGGATTCGTTCAACACCGCCGTGCAGCAGCTCGAAGCGCTGGGTGCCGAGGTCAGCGAGGTGGACTGCCCGCACCTGGACTACTCGCTGTCCGCCTATTACCTGATCCTGCCCTCGGAGGTGTCGAGCAACCTGGCCCGCTTCGACGCCATGCGTTACGGGCTGCGGGTCGGCGACGACGGCACTCGCAGCGCCGAGGAGGTGATGGCGCTGACGCGGGCGGCCGGATTCGGCCCAGAAGTCAAGCGCCGCATCATCATTGGCACTTACGCGCTATCGGCGGGTTATTACGACGCCTACTACAACCAGGCCCAGAAGGTTCGCACCCTGATCGCCGGTGACCTCGACGCCGCCTACGAGAAGGTGGACGTGCTGGTGTCCCCGGCCACCCCGACCACCGCATTCCGGCTGGGGGAGAAGGTCGACGATCCACTGGCGATGTACTTGTTCGACCTGTGCACGCTGCCGTTGAACCTGGCCGGGCACTGCGGAATGTCGGTGCCGTCCGGACTGTCGACCGACGACAATCTGCCGGTCGGCCTGCAGATCATGGCGCCCGCGTTGGCCGACGACCGGCTGTACCGCATAGGTGCGGCCTATGAGTCTGCCCGCGGTTCGCTGCCAACAGCGATCTGA
- a CDS encoding NAD-dependent epimerase/dehydratase family protein gives MLIGVTGGTGYVGAHCVRAVLAAGHQVRLLVGPDADGAPVLDRFAEYGDAELLSGDIRDDATVDALLAGCDAVLHAAGVVGTDNRRSELMWQVNAHATEAILTRAVDKGLDPVVSVSSYSALFPPPSGVIGPDTPTAEGRSAYAKTKGYADCVARRLQSQGAPVVVTYPSSVVGKAFHTAPGVTERGWAPIARFGVAPRLRGGMQMIDVRDVADVHAAVMVPGRGPRRYVCGGVMVPFDDMVSAIERGTGRRITRIPLNPSLFRGISRIGDVLGGIVPMGDGLTYEAALLLTAATPTDDTATLGDLGMTWRSPTDAIVTSFPATSPRR, from the coding sequence ATGCTCATCGGCGTTACCGGGGGAACCGGGTACGTGGGTGCACATTGTGTGCGCGCCGTGCTCGCGGCTGGACACCAGGTCCGGCTGCTGGTCGGCCCGGACGCCGACGGCGCGCCGGTGCTGGACCGATTCGCCGAATACGGCGACGCCGAGTTGCTATCCGGCGACATCCGCGACGACGCGACGGTCGACGCCCTGCTCGCCGGCTGTGATGCGGTGCTGCACGCCGCCGGTGTTGTCGGCACCGACAACCGCCGAAGCGAGTTGATGTGGCAGGTCAACGCGCATGCCACCGAGGCGATACTCACGCGCGCCGTGGACAAGGGACTCGACCCGGTGGTCTCGGTGAGCAGTTACAGCGCCCTGTTCCCGCCGCCGTCGGGCGTGATCGGCCCCGACACCCCGACCGCCGAGGGCCGCAGCGCGTACGCCAAGACCAAGGGTTACGCCGATTGCGTGGCCCGGCGACTGCAATCGCAGGGTGCGCCTGTGGTCGTCACGTACCCGTCAAGCGTGGTGGGTAAGGCGTTTCACACCGCACCCGGCGTCACCGAGCGGGGCTGGGCGCCCATCGCGCGGTTCGGCGTCGCGCCTCGGTTGCGGGGCGGTATGCAGATGATCGACGTTCGCGATGTCGCCGACGTCCACGCGGCAGTGATGGTGCCCGGTCGCGGTCCGCGACGGTACGTGTGCGGCGGAGTGATGGTGCCATTCGACGATATGGTGTCGGCGATTGAACGCGGGACGGGGCGTCGTATCACGCGAATCCCATTGAATCCAAGCTTGTTTCGCGGGATCAGCCGCATCGGTGACGTGCTCGGCGGAATCGTGCCGATGGGTGACGGCCTGACCTACGAGGCGGCCCTGCTGCTCACCGCGGCGACGCCGACCGACGACACCGCCACCTTGGGCGACCTCGGCATGACGTGGCGTTCCCCGACCGACGCCATCGTCACGTCGTTTCCGGCGACGTCACCGCGCCGGTGA
- a CDS encoding MmcQ/YjbR family DNA-binding protein, with protein MSHPIMFDDSDPILARVRRIALALPEATEKISHGRPTFSAPKMFAVYGGSQKNPSGPMIRYAHALLVKVDDSEREALQQDARFFFPAYLGPYGWLGLDFDAATIDWTEVAELVDASFRLQAPARLIKQLDS; from the coding sequence ATGTCGCACCCGATCATGTTCGACGATTCCGATCCGATCCTGGCTCGGGTGCGCAGGATCGCGCTGGCGTTGCCGGAGGCGACCGAGAAGATCTCGCACGGCAGGCCGACGTTCTCGGCGCCGAAGATGTTCGCCGTCTACGGCGGCAGCCAGAAGAACCCCAGCGGCCCGATGATCCGCTACGCCCACGCGCTGCTGGTCAAGGTCGACGACAGCGAGCGCGAGGCGCTGCAGCAGGACGCCCGGTTCTTCTTCCCCGCCTACCTGGGTCCGTACGGCTGGCTGGGCCTGGACTTCGACGCCGCCACAATCGACTGGACGGAAGTCGCCGAACTGGTCGACGCCTCGTTCCGGCTGCAGGCCCCGGCGCGCCTGATCAAACAGCTCGACAGCTAG
- a CDS encoding NADH:flavin oxidoreductase produces MRLGPLTLKNRFIKAATFEGRMPRGEVTDDLIDFHVEVARGGAAMTTLAYCAVSPGGRVHRDTMVLDGRRAAALRRLTNAVHAGGALVCAQIGHAGLVANTRSNRMSTLSPSTRLSAPAMALVRGATVDQLDKVIEDFGAAARHAVDAGFDAIEVHLGHGYLVSSFFSPNLNKRKDRYGGDMRRRAELARRVVERVRREAGDAVAVTAKFNMDDGVRGGFWLTDSLPTAQLLESDGHLDALELTGGSSLLNPMYYFRGDVPMAEFIAAQPAIVGLGLRVIGGHMFRTYPFEEAFFLPLARQFREALTMPLILLGGVNTMDTVESALEEGFEFVAMARALLRDPALINKFREDTTREGLCVHCTKCMATIYDGTRCVLRT; encoded by the coding sequence ATGAGGCTGGGACCGCTCACGCTCAAGAACCGGTTCATCAAGGCGGCGACCTTCGAAGGTCGCATGCCGCGCGGCGAGGTTACCGACGATCTCATCGATTTCCACGTCGAAGTCGCGCGCGGCGGCGCGGCGATGACCACCCTCGCTTACTGTGCGGTCTCACCCGGCGGACGGGTCCACCGGGACACGATGGTGCTCGACGGCCGGCGGGCCGCGGCGTTGCGCCGGCTGACCAACGCGGTACACGCCGGCGGTGCGCTGGTGTGCGCACAGATCGGCCATGCGGGTCTAGTCGCGAACACTCGGTCCAACCGCATGAGCACACTGTCACCGTCCACCCGATTGAGTGCTCCGGCAATGGCATTGGTACGCGGCGCGACCGTTGACCAACTCGACAAGGTCATCGAGGACTTCGGTGCCGCCGCGCGCCACGCCGTCGACGCGGGATTCGACGCCATCGAGGTGCATCTGGGTCACGGGTACCTGGTGAGCTCGTTTTTCAGCCCGAACCTCAACAAACGCAAAGACCGCTACGGCGGTGACATGCGGCGCAGGGCCGAATTGGCGCGCAGGGTCGTCGAGCGGGTCCGCCGCGAGGCCGGGGACGCCGTCGCCGTCACCGCGAAGTTCAACATGGACGACGGTGTGCGCGGCGGCTTCTGGCTCACCGACAGTCTGCCCACGGCTCAGCTTCTGGAATCCGACGGTCACCTCGACGCGCTGGAATTGACCGGCGGCAGCTCGTTGCTCAACCCGATGTACTACTTCCGCGGTGATGTCCCGATGGCTGAATTCATTGCCGCCCAACCCGCGATCGTCGGGCTGGGGTTGCGGGTCATCGGCGGTCACATGTTCCGCACCTACCCGTTCGAAGAGGCGTTCTTCCTGCCGCTGGCCCGCCAATTCCGTGAGGCGCTCACGATGCCGCTGATCCTGCTTGGCGGGGTCAACACCATGGACACCGTCGAATCTGCGCTGGAAGAAGGGTTCGAATTCGTCGCCATGGCCCGCGCGCTGTTGCGCGATCCCGCGCTGATCAACAAGTTTCGAGAGGACACCACCCGCGAGGGGCTGTGTGTGCACTGCACGAAGTGCATGGCGACGATCTACGACGGCACCCGATGCGTATTGCGAACGTGA
- a CDS encoding ATP-dependent 6-phosphofructokinase encodes MRIGVLTGGGDCPGLNAVIRAVVRTCDARYGSSVVGFLDGWRGLLEDRRIQLHNDDRNNRLLAKGGTMLGTARTNPDKLRAGLDDIKQTLEDNGIDVLIPIGGEGTLTAAHWLSEEGVPVVGVPKTIDNDIDCTDVTFGHDTALQIATEAIDRLHSTAESHQRVMLVEVMGRHAGWIALNAGLSSGAHMTLIPEQPFDVEEVCRLVKKRFQRGESSFIIVVAEGAKPAEGSMQLRQGGTDEFGHERFTGVAQQLAMEVEKRIKKEVRVTVLGHVQRGGTPTAYDRVLATRFGVNAADAAHAGEYGMMVSLRGQDIGRVPLADAVRQLKLVPQSRYDDAAAFFG; translated from the coding sequence ATGCGTATCGGAGTGCTGACCGGTGGGGGTGACTGTCCGGGTCTGAATGCGGTGATCCGGGCCGTGGTGCGGACCTGCGACGCCCGCTACGGGTCTTCGGTGGTCGGGTTCCTGGACGGCTGGCGTGGCCTGCTGGAGGACCGCCGGATCCAACTGCACAACGACGACCGCAACAACCGGTTGCTCGCCAAGGGCGGCACCATGCTGGGTACCGCCCGCACCAACCCCGACAAGCTGCGCGCCGGTCTGGACGACATCAAGCAGACGTTGGAGGACAACGGGATCGACGTGCTGATCCCGATCGGCGGCGAAGGCACGCTGACCGCCGCGCACTGGCTGTCCGAGGAGGGTGTGCCGGTCGTCGGCGTGCCCAAGACCATCGACAACGACATCGACTGCACCGACGTCACATTCGGCCACGACACCGCGCTGCAGATCGCCACCGAGGCGATCGACCGGCTGCACAGCACCGCGGAGTCGCATCAGCGGGTGATGCTGGTCGAGGTGATGGGCCGGCATGCGGGCTGGATCGCGCTGAACGCCGGGCTGTCCTCGGGTGCGCATATGACCCTGATCCCCGAGCAGCCCTTCGATGTCGAAGAGGTGTGCCGGCTGGTCAAGAAGCGCTTCCAGCGCGGCGAGTCCAGCTTCATCATCGTCGTCGCCGAAGGGGCCAAGCCGGCCGAGGGGTCGATGCAACTGCGCCAGGGTGGCACCGACGAATTCGGGCATGAGCGTTTCACCGGGGTGGCCCAGCAGCTGGCCATGGAGGTGGAGAAGCGGATCAAGAAGGAAGTCCGGGTCACCGTGCTCGGTCACGTCCAGCGCGGCGGCACCCCGACGGCGTATGACCGGGTGCTGGCCACCCGGTTCGGCGTCAACGCCGCCGACGCCGCGCACGCCGGTGAGTACGGGATGATGGTGTCGCTGCGCGGGCAGGACATCGGCCGGGTGCCGCTGGCGGATGCGGTGCGCCAGCTCAAGCTGGTGCCGCAGAGCCGCTACGACGACGCCGCCGCCTTCTTCGGCTGA
- the gatC gene encoding Asp-tRNA(Asn)/Glu-tRNA(Gln) amidotransferase subunit GatC, translating to MSQISRDDVARLAKLARLALTDNELESFAGQLDTILEHVSQIQAVDTADVKPTDNPLKDVNVTRPDVVQSCLTQEQALAEAPAAAEGRFAVPQILGEPQ from the coding sequence GTGTCCCAGATCTCCCGCGACGATGTCGCCCGGCTCGCCAAGCTGGCCCGGCTGGCCCTGACCGACAACGAACTCGAGAGCTTCGCCGGCCAGCTCGACACCATCCTGGAGCACGTCAGCCAGATTCAGGCCGTCGACACCGCAGACGTGAAGCCGACCGACAACCCCCTGAAAGACGTCAACGTCACCAGGCCCGACGTGGTTCAGTCGTGCCTGACCCAGGAGCAGGCGCTCGCCGAGGCGCCGGCCGCAGCAGAGGGCCGGTTCGCGGTCCCGCAGATTTTGGGGGAGCCCCAGTGA
- the ligA gene encoding NAD-dependent DNA ligase LigA, with protein MDPDVRRRWQELAEEVREHQFRYYIKDAPIVSDAEFDRLFNELLALEERFPELRVADSPTQLVGGAGFTTDFAEAAHLDRMLSLDDVFNTEELAAWSSRVEAEIGPDPQYLCELKIDGVAIALVYRDGRLERAATRGDGRVGEDVTNNARTIDDIPETLTASEDYPVPALLEVRGEVFFMLADFENLNASLVEEGKAPFANPRNSAAGSLRQKNPAVTARRRLRMICHGLGRTDGFAPDSLHDTYFALKAWGLPVSDHTTRVAGLAAVEEKIVYWGERRHEIEHEIDGVVVKVDDFAQQRRLGATSRAPRWACAYKYPPEEAQTKLLDIQVNVGRTGRVTPFAMMTPVKIAGSTVGMATLHNGSEVKRKGVLIGDTVMIRKAGDVIPEVLGPVVDLRDGTEREFVMPTHCPECGTPLAPAKEGDVDIRCPNSRSCPAQLRERVFHLAGRGGLDIEGLGYEAATALLAAKVITDEGDLFGLTSADLLTSDFFTTKDGTLSANGARLLINLQQAKDRPLWRILVALSIRHVGPTAARALAVAFGSLDAIMAATEEQLADVEGVGPTIAAALVEWFAVDWHRAIIDKWRAAGVRMEDVRDESISPTLQGLSIVVTGSLPNFSRDEAKEAIISRGGKAVGSVSKKTSYVVAGDSPGSKYDKAVELGVPILDEDGFRALLDEGPPPPAEADD; from the coding sequence ATCGATCCGGATGTACGGCGGCGCTGGCAGGAACTTGCCGAGGAGGTGCGCGAGCATCAGTTCCGCTACTACATCAAGGACGCGCCGATCGTCTCCGACGCGGAGTTCGACAGGCTCTTCAACGAGCTGCTCGCACTCGAGGAGCGCTTTCCCGAGCTTCGGGTAGCCGACTCGCCGACCCAGCTGGTCGGCGGCGCGGGCTTCACCACCGACTTCGCCGAGGCCGCCCACCTGGACCGCATGTTGAGCCTCGACGACGTGTTCAACACCGAGGAGCTGGCGGCCTGGTCCAGCCGGGTCGAAGCCGAGATCGGCCCGGATCCGCAGTACCTGTGCGAGCTGAAGATCGACGGCGTCGCGATCGCTTTGGTGTACCGCGACGGCCGATTGGAGCGGGCCGCCACTCGCGGCGACGGCCGGGTCGGCGAGGACGTGACCAACAATGCCCGCACCATCGACGACATACCCGAGACCCTCACTGCGTCAGAGGATTACCCGGTTCCGGCGCTTCTCGAGGTGCGCGGCGAGGTGTTCTTCATGCTGGCGGATTTCGAGAATCTGAATGCCAGCCTGGTCGAGGAGGGCAAGGCGCCGTTCGCCAACCCGCGCAACAGCGCGGCCGGCTCGCTGCGGCAGAAGAATCCGGCGGTCACCGCCCGCCGTCGGCTGCGGATGATCTGCCACGGCCTCGGCCGCACCGACGGGTTCGCCCCGGATTCCCTGCACGACACCTACTTCGCGCTGAAGGCGTGGGGCCTGCCGGTCTCCGATCACACCACTCGGGTGGCGGGGCTGGCCGCCGTCGAGGAGAAGATCGTCTACTGGGGCGAACGCCGCCACGAGATCGAGCACGAAATCGATGGCGTGGTGGTCAAAGTCGACGATTTCGCTCAGCAGCGCCGCCTCGGCGCCACCTCCCGCGCGCCGCGCTGGGCATGCGCCTACAAGTACCCGCCGGAGGAGGCCCAGACCAAGCTGCTGGACATCCAGGTCAATGTCGGTCGTACCGGCCGCGTCACCCCGTTCGCGATGATGACGCCGGTGAAGATCGCCGGGTCGACGGTCGGCATGGCCACCTTGCACAACGGCTCGGAGGTCAAGCGCAAGGGCGTGCTGATCGGTGACACCGTGATGATCCGTAAAGCCGGCGACGTCATCCCCGAGGTCCTGGGGCCCGTCGTCGACCTGCGCGACGGCACCGAGCGCGAATTCGTGATGCCCACGCACTGCCCGGAGTGCGGCACCCCGCTGGCGCCGGCCAAAGAGGGCGATGTCGACATCCGGTGCCCGAACTCCCGATCCTGCCCCGCGCAACTGCGGGAGCGGGTCTTCCACCTGGCCGGCCGCGGTGGGCTGGACATCGAGGGGCTGGGCTACGAGGCGGCGACGGCACTGCTGGCCGCCAAGGTCATCACCGATGAGGGCGACCTGTTCGGTCTCACCAGCGCCGACCTGCTGACGTCGGACTTCTTCACCACCAAGGACGGCACGCTGTCCGCCAACGGCGCCCGCCTCCTCATCAATCTGCAGCAGGCCAAGGACCGGCCGCTCTGGCGGATCCTGGTGGCGTTGTCCATCCGCCACGTCGGGCCGACCGCGGCGCGGGCGCTGGCGGTGGCGTTCGGCAGCCTCGACGCGATCATGGCCGCCACCGAGGAGCAGCTCGCCGACGTCGAAGGCGTCGGACCGACGATCGCCGCCGCGCTGGTCGAGTGGTTCGCCGTCGACTGGCACCGCGCGATCATCGACAAGTGGCGGGCGGCCGGTGTGCGAATGGAAGATGTCCGCGATGAGTCGATCAGTCCTACGCTGCAAGGACTTTCGATCGTGGTCACCGGGTCGTTGCCGAACTTCTCCCGCGACGAGGCCAAGGAGGCCATCATCAGCCGCGGCGGTAAGGCGGTCGGTTCGGTGTCGAAGAAAACCTCGTACGTGGTTGCGGGCGATTCGCCCGGATCGAAGTACGACAAGGCCGTCGAGCTGGGGGTGCCGATCCTCGATGAGGACGGGTTCCGCGCCCTGCTGGACGAGGGACCGCCACCGCCGGCCGAAGCCGACGACTGA
- a CDS encoding amino acid-binding protein, protein MPSYLLRVQLADRPGSLGSLAVALGTVGADILSLDVVERGPGWAIDDLVVELPLGAMPDMLITAAEHIKGVRVDTIRPHTGLLEAHRELELIDHIAAAGDRAAKLQVLADEAPRVLRVGFCTVARMSESGLERVVGSSGAPETAATSAPWLPLAHAEALDGTADWVPQAWRDMDTTLAAAPLGDPNTAVLLGRPGGPLFRPSEVARLGYLAGIVATILR, encoded by the coding sequence GTGCCTTCGTATCTGCTGCGGGTCCAGCTGGCCGACCGGCCCGGTAGCCTCGGCTCGCTCGCCGTGGCGCTGGGCACCGTCGGCGCAGACATCCTGTCGCTCGACGTGGTCGAGCGGGGACCCGGCTGGGCGATCGACGATTTGGTCGTCGAGCTCCCGCTGGGCGCCATGCCCGACATGCTGATCACGGCCGCCGAACACATCAAGGGTGTCCGGGTCGACACAATCCGCCCGCACACCGGGCTGTTGGAAGCCCATCGCGAACTGGAGCTGATCGACCACATCGCGGCGGCCGGCGACCGCGCCGCCAAGCTGCAGGTGCTTGCCGACGAGGCGCCACGGGTGCTGCGGGTGGGCTTCTGCACGGTGGCGCGGATGTCGGAGTCAGGCCTGGAACGCGTGGTCGGCAGTTCCGGCGCCCCGGAGACCGCGGCGACCTCCGCGCCGTGGCTGCCGCTGGCGCACGCGGAGGCCCTCGACGGCACCGCCGACTGGGTGCCTCAGGCCTGGCGTGACATGGACACCACACTGGCCGCCGCGCCGCTGGGTGACCCCAACACCGCGGTGCTGCTGGGCCGCCCGGGCGGGCCGCTGTTCCGTCCCTCCGAGGTGGCCCGGCTGGGCTACCTGGCCGGGATCGTCGCGACGATTCTGCGCTGA